The proteins below are encoded in one region of Winogradskyella helgolandensis:
- the aceB gene encoding malate synthase A → MAHTLLKSQNITFANDVSNYYPEILTDEALNFISALHEKFNSERLELLNRRLKQQAIFDEGKFPEFPKETENIRRSEWTAGTIPHDLQDRRVEITGPVDRKMVINALNSGAKTFMADLEDSNAPTWKNTIEGQQNLIDANTKTISLVDSKRGKSYHLNSETAVLLVRPRGLHLNERHLIINNEEASGSLVDFGLYVFHNTKTLLAHNTAPYFYLPKLEHYLEARWWNDVFTFAEDYLKVSKGTFKATVLVETITASFQLDEIIYELKDHIVGLNCGRWDYIFSYIKKFRNHKNFVVPNRDQVTMTTPFMDAYSKLVIQRCHKRGILAIGGMAAQIPIKNDEKANAAALEKVRKDKEREVKNGHDGTWVAHPALVDVAMAEFNKHMPTPNQLHVTRDDVHITEQDLVELPKGTVTEAGIRKNINVGILYTEAWLRGYGAVALYNLMEDAATAEISRTQVWQWLKNEVIIEDGRQFNMEMYNDIFNEEIEKILKEVGEDTIDSTKFELAINLFDKLVVSEEFEEFLTLPAYQYL, encoded by the coding sequence ATGGCACACACACTTCTAAAATCACAGAACATTACTTTCGCTAATGATGTTAGTAATTACTACCCAGAAATTTTAACTGATGAAGCACTTAACTTTATATCGGCACTTCATGAAAAATTTAATTCAGAGCGATTAGAATTATTAAATAGGCGCTTAAAACAACAAGCCATATTTGACGAAGGTAAGTTTCCTGAATTCCCAAAGGAAACAGAGAATATTAGACGTAGCGAATGGACAGCTGGCACTATTCCACACGATCTACAAGACAGACGCGTAGAAATCACAGGTCCTGTAGATAGAAAAATGGTGATTAATGCTTTAAATTCTGGAGCCAAAACGTTTATGGCCGACTTAGAAGACAGCAATGCTCCCACTTGGAAAAACACTATAGAAGGACAGCAAAATTTAATTGACGCGAATACAAAAACCATTTCATTAGTAGACTCAAAACGTGGAAAGTCTTATCATTTAAATTCTGAGACAGCGGTTTTATTAGTAAGACCAAGAGGATTGCACTTAAACGAAAGACACCTTATCATTAATAATGAAGAAGCGTCTGGTAGTTTAGTAGATTTTGGTTTGTATGTATTCCACAATACGAAAACCTTATTGGCGCATAATACTGCACCTTATTTTTACCTACCAAAATTGGAACATTATTTAGAAGCACGTTGGTGGAATGACGTTTTCACTTTTGCAGAAGACTATCTTAAAGTATCAAAAGGCACATTCAAAGCAACGGTTTTAGTTGAAACTATTACAGCTAGTTTTCAACTCGATGAAATTATATACGAATTGAAAGATCATATTGTTGGTTTAAACTGTGGACGTTGGGATTATATTTTCTCGTATATCAAAAAATTTAGAAATCACAAGAATTTTGTAGTTCCCAATCGTGATCAGGTTACCATGACCACTCCATTTATGGACGCGTATTCTAAACTCGTAATTCAGCGCTGTCACAAAAGAGGCATTTTGGCTATTGGAGGTATGGCTGCACAAATCCCGATTAAAAATGATGAAAAAGCCAATGCCGCAGCTTTAGAGAAAGTAAGAAAGGACAAAGAACGTGAAGTGAAGAACGGACACGATGGCACTTGGGTTGCACATCCTGCGTTAGTTGACGTGGCAATGGCAGAATTCAACAAACACATGCCCACTCCAAACCAATTACATGTCACTCGAGACGATGTACATATTACGGAGCAAGATTTGGTAGAACTACCAAAAGGTACTGTAACGGAAGCAGGAATTAGAAAAAACATCAATGTTGGAATTTTATATACCGAAGCTTGGCTACGAGGTTATGGAGCCGTCGCCCTTTATAATTTAATGGAAGATGCGGCAACAGCAGAAATCTCTAGAACACAAGTTTGGCAATGGTTAAAAAATGAAGTCATCATAGAAGATGGTCGGCAATTTAATATGGAAATGTACAACGATATCTTTAATGAGGAAATTGAAAAGATTCTAAAAGAAGTAGGAGAAGACACTATCGATAGCACCAAATTTGAGCTTGCGATTAACTTATTTGACAAATTGGTCGTATCAGAAGAATTTGAAGAATTTCTAACCCTTCCTGCATATCAATATCTTTAA
- a CDS encoding helix-turn-helix domain-containing protein, with product MEEDYIKLIFGLKLKQIRTDKNLSLFGLSKLSGLSKSYLNEIENGKKYPKPDKIVALSEKLDVPYDQMVSLKLDKNLAPIGDLLQSKILKEIPLELFGIKESNLIDIVANAPAKVNAFISTIIKIAQHYSFSKESFYLASVRSYQEANNNYFEDLEQSVLKFAKAYHVDLNNIITSSDLAEILVEEYGYRIQTSELSKYEALGNLRSLFVPKTKTLLLTSEIDEAQRTFIFAKELAYNFLEIKERLYTFPWIKFDTFDQVLNNFYASYFAGALIIPREKISKQLNEIFANDTFDESLFLEAIEAYNASPESFYQRLTNILPKAFNIQNLFFLRFTHKAKSDTFYLKKELHLSHQHSPHGNETDEHYCRRWVSLKVLKDISKSKKKHEFDLQISNYENDGMQYLVLSSATKDPFKEKQYRSISIGLLINKQLQRKLNFLDDPKIDTQNVSVTCERCAITNCKLRKVPPIVLEKNAKNKKIESIVEELNEKFSS from the coding sequence ATGGAAGAAGATTATATTAAACTTATTTTTGGGCTAAAGCTAAAGCAGATAAGGACTGATAAGAATTTGTCGTTGTTTGGCTTATCAAAACTCTCCGGATTATCTAAGTCGTATTTAAATGAAATAGAAAACGGAAAAAAATATCCTAAGCCTGATAAGATTGTGGCGCTTTCTGAAAAATTAGATGTGCCTTATGATCAAATGGTGTCTCTTAAATTAGATAAAAACTTGGCTCCAATAGGTGATTTATTGCAGTCCAAAATCTTAAAAGAAATTCCCTTGGAGCTTTTTGGTATTAAGGAAAGTAACCTGATAGATATTGTTGCAAATGCACCAGCAAAAGTCAATGCCTTTATTAGTACAATAATTAAAATTGCACAACATTATAGTTTTAGTAAAGAGAGTTTTTATTTGGCTTCAGTGCGTTCTTATCAAGAAGCTAATAATAATTACTTTGAAGATTTGGAACAAAGTGTTTTGAAATTTGCAAAGGCTTATCATGTGGACTTAAACAATATAATTACATCGAGTGATTTAGCGGAAATATTAGTGGAAGAATACGGTTATAGAATTCAGACTAGTGAATTAAGTAAGTATGAAGCATTAGGTAATTTACGATCTTTATTTGTGCCTAAAACTAAAACGTTGTTGCTTACTAGCGAGATTGATGAGGCGCAGCGCACTTTTATTTTTGCAAAAGAGTTAGCGTATAATTTTTTAGAAATAAAGGAACGATTATATACATTTCCTTGGATTAAATTTGACACGTTCGACCAGGTGTTGAATAATTTTTATGCGTCCTATTTTGCTGGAGCATTGATTATTCCACGAGAAAAAATTAGCAAGCAATTAAATGAAATCTTTGCAAATGACACTTTTGATGAATCATTATTTTTAGAAGCGATTGAAGCCTATAATGCGTCTCCCGAGTCCTTTTATCAGCGTTTAACTAATATTTTGCCTAAGGCATTCAATATTCAGAATTTATTCTTTTTAAGATTTACACATAAGGCTAAAAGTGATACGTTTTATCTTAAAAAGGAATTGCATTTATCGCATCAGCATTCACCACATGGCAATGAAACTGATGAGCATTACTGCAGACGCTGGGTGTCTTTAAAAGTTTTAAAAGATATTAGTAAAAGCAAGAAGAAGCATGAATTTGATTTGCAGATATCCAACTATGAAAATGATGGCATGCAGTATTTGGTCTTGTCTTCTGCAACTAAAGATCCATTTAAAGAAAAGCAGTATCGTAGTATTAGTATAGGCTTATTAATCAATAAGCAGTTACAGCGAAAGCTTAATTTTTTAGATGACCCTAAGATTGATACTCAAAATGTAAGTGTTACCTGCGAACGTTGTGCAATTACTAATTGTAAGCTTAGGAAAGTGCCTCCAATTGTTTTAGAAAAAAATGCTAAGAATAAAAAAATAGAATCTATTGTTGAAGAATTAAATGAGAAGTTTAGTTCATAG
- the dnaG gene encoding DNA primase, producing MISQNSIAQVFETARVEEVIGDFVQLKKAGTNYKGLSPFSEERSPSFVVSPVKQIWKDFSSGKGGNAVTFLMEHEHFTYPEAIKYLAKKYNIEIEETERTDEEKAQADTRESLYLVSEYASSYFQNVLHKTNQGKAIGLSYFKERGFTDETIKKFDLGYSLDEWQGFTDDALGKGYQLNFLEQTGLTIVKGEKRFDRFKGRVMFPIHSMSGRVLGFGGRILTNDKKAAKYLNSPESEIYHKSKILYGLYHAKQSIAKEDNCYLVEGYTDVIQFHQTGITNVVSSSGTALSPDQIRLINRLTNNITVLFDGDAAGIRASIRGIDLILEQGVNVKICTFPDGEDPDSFSKSNTLEELTEYLNNNAKDFIQFKASLLVKEANNDPIKKAETIREIVNSIALIPDQIKREIYIQECARIMDISENVLFTTLAQINNKQAQDNNKPKSYMSSSSSDPNEPPFEVFRNEEPSRKPKVNVQYELEKKIIEILMLYGDRTEQFEDLILQEDESSGELVLEPTKHETRVFEKIYLDLQEDEMQFSNPQFKILYYSIIDKLNQEEGFSTKNFINQLDQDSAGLVTSILMEDERYNLHDWERNLIIPKEKKDSVSQLVSQTILSLRCHLIDQKVAEYKNETLNENADTRSIIEDVKDYVGLKMLLSRKLGKVVG from the coding sequence TTGATTTCACAAAATTCCATAGCACAAGTATTTGAAACCGCTCGCGTAGAAGAGGTGATTGGTGATTTTGTACAGTTAAAAAAAGCTGGTACAAATTACAAAGGCTTAAGTCCTTTTAGTGAAGAGCGTTCTCCAAGTTTTGTCGTATCTCCTGTAAAGCAAATTTGGAAAGATTTTTCAAGTGGAAAAGGAGGCAATGCAGTTACCTTTTTAATGGAACACGAGCATTTCACCTATCCTGAAGCTATTAAGTATTTGGCTAAAAAATACAATATTGAAATAGAGGAAACCGAGCGCACAGACGAGGAAAAAGCACAAGCCGATACGAGAGAAAGCTTGTATTTGGTAAGTGAATATGCAAGTAGCTATTTTCAGAATGTGTTGCATAAAACCAATCAAGGAAAAGCCATAGGGTTAAGTTATTTTAAAGAGCGTGGCTTTACAGATGAGACGATTAAGAAATTTGATCTTGGCTATTCGTTAGATGAGTGGCAAGGTTTTACAGATGATGCCTTGGGTAAAGGCTATCAGCTTAATTTTTTAGAACAAACGGGTTTAACCATAGTAAAAGGAGAGAAAAGGTTTGACCGATTTAAAGGCCGAGTAATGTTTCCTATTCATAGTATGAGTGGGCGTGTTCTTGGTTTTGGTGGACGTATTTTAACCAATGATAAAAAAGCAGCTAAATATTTAAACTCACCTGAAAGCGAAATCTATCATAAAAGTAAGATTTTGTACGGTTTATATCATGCCAAACAAAGTATAGCGAAGGAGGATAATTGTTATTTGGTTGAAGGTTATACCGATGTCATTCAATTTCATCAAACAGGAATTACTAATGTGGTATCTTCTTCCGGTACGGCATTGTCTCCTGATCAAATTCGATTAATTAATAGATTAACGAATAATATTACGGTCCTTTTTGATGGTGATGCGGCAGGAATTAGAGCTTCTATTCGTGGTATCGATTTAATATTAGAACAAGGAGTTAATGTTAAAATATGTACGTTTCCAGATGGTGAAGATCCTGATAGTTTTTCAAAATCAAATACACTAGAAGAGCTTACAGAATACCTTAACAATAATGCTAAAGATTTTATTCAATTTAAAGCGTCACTTTTAGTAAAGGAAGCTAACAATGATCCGATTAAAAAGGCAGAAACCATTCGAGAAATCGTAAATAGTATTGCCTTAATTCCAGATCAAATAAAACGTGAAATTTACATTCAAGAATGTGCGCGTATTATGGATATAAGCGAGAATGTTCTATTTACAACTTTAGCACAAATTAATAATAAACAGGCTCAGGATAATAATAAACCCAAGTCTTATATGTCATCTAGTTCTTCTGATCCAAATGAACCTCCATTTGAAGTTTTTAGGAATGAAGAGCCAAGTCGTAAGCCAAAAGTTAATGTTCAATATGAATTAGAAAAGAAAATTATTGAAATCTTAATGCTCTATGGTGATCGAACAGAACAATTTGAAGATTTAATTTTACAAGAAGATGAAAGTTCAGGTGAGTTAGTTTTAGAGCCAACAAAACATGAAACGCGTGTATTTGAAAAAATCTATCTAGATCTTCAGGAAGATGAGATGCAATTCTCAAATCCACAGTTTAAAATACTTTATTATTCAATTATTGATAAATTAAACCAGGAAGAAGGGTTTTCTACCAAAAACTTCATTAACCAATTAGACCAAGATTCGGCAGGTTTAGTAACCAGTATTTTAATGGAGGATGAACGTTATAATCTTCATGATTGGGAACGAAATCTAATTATACCAAAAGAAAAGAAAGATTCAGTTTCGCAATTGGTGAGTCAAACCATTTTAAGCCTACGCTGTCACTTAATCGATCAAAAAGTAGCCGAATATAAGAATGAAACCTTAAACGAAAATGCAGATACACGCTCTATTATTGAGGATGTAAAAGACTACGTTGGTTTAAAAATGTTATTGTCTCGTAAGCTAGGTAAAGTGGTTGGTTAG
- a CDS encoding response regulator: MIHILIVDSHPIVRTGLELFLNSKADFKVIGSLGSGIEIFEFVRRHKVDVIISEIDLPELNGITALRAIKKENKSVQVLMFSHQPEEIYAISTIKAGASGYLNKGASVGAIETAIRKISAGETSLSEKMDKHYRYEDTRKSRSRMFKKLSTREIEVLKLLSIGRKNKEIAQELDINEKTVSTYKARLFKKLNVTNIVDLIHQAKHHNLT, encoded by the coding sequence ATGATACATATTCTGATTGTAGATAGTCATCCTATTGTGAGAACGGGATTAGAACTATTCTTAAACAGTAAGGCAGATTTTAAAGTCATCGGTAGTTTAGGAAGTGGAATTGAGATATTTGAATTTGTAAGACGTCATAAAGTTGACGTTATAATATCTGAAATCGATTTACCAGAACTTAATGGAATCACTGCACTGAGAGCTATAAAAAAAGAGAACAAATCCGTTCAAGTTTTAATGTTTAGCCACCAACCCGAAGAAATTTATGCCATTAGCACCATTAAAGCAGGTGCATCTGGCTACTTAAACAAAGGAGCTAGTGTTGGCGCCATTGAAACCGCAATACGAAAAATTAGTGCTGGAGAAACGTCACTTAGTGAAAAAATGGATAAACATTATCGCTATGAAGATACGCGCAAAAGCAGAAGCCGTATGTTTAAGAAGCTTTCCACTAGAGAAATTGAAGTTTTAAAACTACTTTCTATTGGCCGTAAAAATAAAGAAATAGCTCAAGAATTAGATATTAACGAAAAAACAGTAAGTACGTATAAAGCGCGACTGTTTAAGAAATTAAATGTCACAAATATTGTAGATTTAATTCACCAAGCGAAGCATCACAATTTAACGTAA
- the nadE gene encoding NAD(+) synthase, translating to MQTENVVNHIVNWLKDYATKAKVNGFVVGISGGIDSAVTSTLCAKTGLDVLCIEMPIHQAPSHVTRAQEHISFLKRQFPNVKDTVIDLTPVFEEFKTEVSLEGQQTTVDMALANTRARLRMTTLYYHAGLLGLLVAGTGNKVEDFGVGFYTKYGDGGVDLSPIADLMKSEVYAIGTYLKVSESIIKAAPSDGLFGDARSDEDQIGASYPELEWAMQVTEEGKTATDFEGRKREVIEIYSRYNSSNKHKMNPIPVCEIPNIFK from the coding sequence ATGCAAACCGAAAACGTAGTAAATCACATTGTAAATTGGCTAAAAGACTATGCCACAAAAGCGAAAGTTAACGGTTTTGTTGTGGGAATTTCTGGCGGAATTGATTCTGCAGTCACCTCAACGCTTTGCGCCAAAACAGGTTTAGACGTTTTATGCATAGAAATGCCAATTCACCAAGCGCCAAGTCATGTGACAAGAGCACAAGAACATATTTCATTTTTAAAACGTCAGTTTCCAAATGTGAAAGACACGGTTATAGATTTAACTCCAGTGTTTGAAGAGTTTAAAACCGAAGTCAGCCTAGAAGGCCAACAAACTACCGTAGATATGGCTTTAGCCAATACAAGAGCACGTTTGCGAATGACAACCTTGTATTATCATGCTGGTCTATTAGGGCTTTTAGTCGCAGGAACGGGTAATAAGGTTGAAGATTTTGGCGTTGGTTTTTACACAAAATATGGTGATGGAGGTGTTGATTTAAGTCCTATTGCGGATTTAATGAAGTCAGAAGTCTACGCTATCGGAACGTATTTAAAAGTATCTGAATCCATAATTAAAGCAGCACCAAGTGATGGTTTATTTGGAGATGCGCGAAGTGATGAAGATCAAATTGGCGCCTCTTATCCAGAATTGGAATGGGCTATGCAGGTAACAGAAGAAGGAAAAACGGCAACTGATTTTGAAGGGCGAAAACGCGAGGTAATTGAGATTTATTCTCGTTATAATTCTTCCAACAAACACAAAATGAACCCAATACCGGTTTGCGAAATTCCTAATATTTTTAAATAA
- the gldB gene encoding gliding motility lipoprotein GldB translates to MQIRIYFILLLGFAILSCDEDSKVEKEIAKVEVDFTIERFDKAFYEATPKDLPNLKSAYPFFFSKHEPDSIVIHRMNDSLQHEILQEVNAAFKDFDNTREDLVSMFQHLKYYDKVFSTPRIITLTNNVQYRDKVIITDSIVLVALDNYLGEDHRFYVDGNIPAYLAKNFKKEQIVVDLADGYAKKYAFQSTRKALLEEMIYFGKLLYFKDVMIPFKTDAEKIGYTENQIQWAEANESQIWSYFIEKELLYSTDPRLPNRFIADAPFTKFYLELDNESPGRLGQYIGWQIVKAYAENSGDGIMKIMQTEPEEIFRKSKFKPKK, encoded by the coding sequence ATGCAGATAAGAATTTACTTTATTTTATTATTAGGGTTTGCAATACTGTCTTGTGATGAAGATTCTAAAGTTGAAAAAGAAATCGCTAAAGTTGAAGTAGATTTTACAATAGAACGTTTTGATAAAGCATTTTATGAAGCGACACCAAAAGATCTTCCAAACTTAAAAAGTGCTTATCCTTTTTTCTTTTCTAAGCATGAACCAGATTCTATTGTGATCCATAGAATGAATGACAGCTTACAGCACGAGATTTTACAAGAGGTTAATGCGGCTTTCAAGGATTTTGACAATACTAGAGAAGATTTGGTGTCAATGTTTCAGCATCTAAAATATTATGATAAAGTATTCTCTACGCCAAGAATTATTACCTTAACTAATAATGTTCAGTATAGAGATAAAGTTATTATAACAGATAGTATTGTGCTAGTAGCATTGGATAATTATTTAGGTGAAGATCATCGGTTCTATGTCGATGGTAATATTCCAGCGTATCTCGCTAAAAACTTTAAAAAAGAACAAATCGTAGTAGATTTGGCTGATGGTTATGCAAAGAAATACGCTTTTCAATCAACCAGAAAAGCATTGTTAGAAGAGATGATTTATTTTGGGAAGTTACTCTATTTTAAAGATGTAATGATTCCGTTTAAAACAGATGCTGAAAAAATTGGCTATACTGAAAATCAAATACAATGGGCTGAAGCCAATGAGAGTCAGATTTGGAGTTATTTTATTGAAAAAGAATTATTATACAGTACAGATCCTAGGTTACCCAACCGATTTATTGCGGATGCTCCGTTTACCAAGTTTTATTTGGAGTTAGATAATGAGTCTCCAGGACGTTTAGGTCAGTATATTGGCTGGCAAATAGTAAAAGCTTATGCAGAAAATTCGGGTGATGGTATAATGAAAATTATGCAAACTGAACCTGAAGAAATATTTAGAAAATCAAAATTTAAACCAAAAAAGTAA
- the gldC gene encoding gliding motility protein GldC, which produces MSKVIKSKIVLNVELDENRVPEKLNWSAQDGGVNNEEAKAIMLSVWDSNAQETLKIDLWTKDMPVDEMKLFFHQTLVTMSDSFLRATQDEKMTATMKDFCDYFAEKLELKK; this is translated from the coding sequence ATGTCTAAAGTTATAAAATCTAAAATAGTACTAAACGTTGAACTCGATGAAAACAGAGTGCCAGAAAAACTAAATTGGTCAGCACAAGATGGTGGTGTTAATAACGAAGAGGCTAAGGCAATTATGTTATCTGTTTGGGATAGTAATGCACAAGAAACTTTAAAAATAGACTTGTGGACTAAAGATATGCCTGTAGATGAAATGAAGCTTTTCTTTCATCAAACTTTAGTAACCATGAGCGATTCTTTTCTAAGAGCAACTCAAGACGAGAAAATGACAGCAACCATGAAAGATTTTTGTGATTATTTCGCAGAAAAACTAGAGCTTAAAAAGTAA
- a CDS encoding DUF4230 domain-containing protein, with protein MRKILFGVIITLVVLFTFKYCEDKKEDKIVIEEHSALIQEQIKNVGKLVVTEGHFSEVFSYKNSKAIFGDLMSAEKKALVVVNADVTVAYDLGKIEYKIDEATKTLQIISIPKEEIKINPDFEYYDVQADYLNQFEAKDYNNIKDTVKKSLMKKIEASDLKSNAQNRLISELSKFFILTKSLGWTLQYNESPVEDLIQLQNLEGILD; from the coding sequence ATGCGAAAAATTTTATTTGGTGTCATAATTACCTTGGTTGTTTTATTCACTTTTAAATATTGTGAAGACAAAAAGGAAGACAAAATTGTTATTGAAGAACATAGTGCGTTAATTCAAGAACAAATTAAAAATGTTGGAAAATTAGTGGTTACCGAAGGTCATTTTTCAGAAGTCTTTAGCTATAAGAATTCTAAAGCCATTTTTGGTGATTTAATGTCTGCTGAAAAGAAAGCACTTGTTGTGGTGAATGCAGATGTAACCGTGGCTTATGATTTAGGTAAAATTGAATACAAGATTGATGAGGCTACTAAGACGCTTCAAATTATAAGTATTCCTAAAGAAGAAATTAAAATCAATCCAGATTTTGAATATTATGATGTTCAAGCCGATTACCTAAATCAGTTCGAAGCGAAAGACTACAATAATATAAAGGACACAGTAAAGAAATCACTAATGAAAAAAATTGAAGCGTCCGATTTAAAATCTAACGCGCAGAATCGATTAATAAGTGAACTTTCTAAATTCTTTATCCTAACAAAATCTTTAGGTTGGACATTACAATACAATGAAAGCCCTGTTGAGGATTTAATTCAGTTACAAAATTTAGAAGGCATCTTGGATTAA
- a CDS encoding carboxypeptidase-like regulatory domain-containing protein: protein MKFFIASICLQISLFSYSQETLSGKIQNYNNGEPLAYVNIGIKNKSVGTVSNKDGIFKLILNDNITTKDTVVFSFVGFKIEKFLISELKKIKEPILLQAQDLELDEVVVNSNKVKLKSKKIGRTSKGLGLMHANFYTYYEKDVDDRLSKERGMKFKMRRNCHIEDLNFNITSNDFKSLKFRVNFYKIEDGLPTDLIVHENIIFEITNNSLGWFKVDLEPYDIFFNEEVEEIAVTIQWIESVKTNKDSKYFSISTASSPLHTSFFREKAMDNWAKDGQNLSFYLNAMCE, encoded by the coding sequence ATGAAATTTTTCATAGCATCTATATGCTTACAAATAAGTTTATTCTCCTACTCGCAAGAAACCCTATCAGGAAAGATTCAGAATTACAATAACGGTGAGCCTCTTGCATATGTTAACATCGGAATTAAAAATAAATCTGTTGGAACAGTCTCAAATAAGGATGGAATATTCAAGTTGATTTTAAATGATAATATAACTACAAAAGATACTGTTGTTTTCTCGTTTGTTGGTTTCAAAATCGAAAAATTTTTAATTTCAGAATTGAAAAAAATAAAGGAGCCTATTTTACTTCAAGCTCAAGATTTGGAATTAGACGAAGTCGTTGTAAACTCAAATAAGGTAAAGTTAAAGTCTAAAAAGATTGGAAGAACCTCAAAAGGGCTCGGGTTAATGCACGCTAATTTTTATACGTATTATGAAAAAGATGTGGATGACAGGTTAAGTAAAGAAAGAGGAATGAAATTTAAGATGAGACGGAATTGCCATATCGAGGATTTGAATTTCAATATCACTTCAAATGATTTTAAATCTTTAAAATTTAGAGTTAATTTTTATAAAATTGAAGATGGACTTCCAACGGATTTAATAGTCCACGAGAATATTATATTCGAGATAACAAATAATTCATTAGGTTGGTTTAAAGTCGATTTAGAGCCTTACGATATTTTTTTTAATGAAGAAGTAGAAGAAATTGCTGTTACCATTCAATGGATAGAAAGTGTAAAAACAAACAAAGACAGTAAATATTTTTCAATCTCTACAGCAAGTTCACCATTGCATACGTCCTTTTTTAGAGAAAAAGCAATGGATAATTGGGCTAAAGATGGGCAAAATCTTAGCTTTTATCTAAATGCAATGTGCGAATAG
- a CDS encoding rhodanese-like domain-containing protein, whose translation MGLFNALFGKSTNNVAEYIEKGAIILDVRTKSEYQGGHIKNAKHIPLQELGNRINEIKKLNKPVIAYCASGMRSGSASSMLKSNGVDAINGGGISSLQRKLG comes from the coding sequence ATGGGATTATTTAATGCTTTATTTGGAAAATCGACTAATAACGTTGCTGAATATATTGAAAAAGGAGCTATTATTTTAGATGTTAGAACTAAAAGCGAATATCAAGGTGGACATATCAAGAATGCGAAACATATTCCGCTTCAAGAATTGGGAAATAGAATTAATGAGATTAAAAAATTAAACAAACCTGTTATCGCTTATTGTGCAAGTGGTATGCGTTCTGGAAGTGCTTCAAGCATGTTGAAGTCTAATGGTGTTGATGCTATAAATGGTGGCGGCATAAGTAGTTTGCAACGAAAGTTGGGTTAA
- a CDS encoding TetR/AcrR family transcriptional regulator — translation MKPETRQQEIIRVAAKLFKEKGYSAVTMRDLAKAMGIKAASLYNHINSKKDILNAIIISLAEAFTNGMKEISMSNDSCIEKLKKIIELHVNISSKNSYGMASLNNDWMHLEKQLIYYKKLRSDYETDFKTILKDGINSGEIINVKPDVMMFSILTTLRSLYIWIPKKEDINLEELTDSLSNILINGIAKD, via the coding sequence ATGAAACCAGAAACACGTCAACAAGAAATCATAAGAGTAGCAGCCAAACTTTTCAAAGAAAAGGGCTATAGCGCTGTAACTATGCGGGATCTTGCAAAAGCTATGGGTATTAAAGCGGCAAGTCTTTATAACCATATCAATTCTAAGAAAGACATTTTAAATGCCATCATTATTTCTTTAGCAGAAGCGTTTACAAATGGTATGAAAGAAATTAGCATGTCTAACGATTCATGTATTGAGAAACTAAAAAAAATCATAGAATTACACGTTAATATATCAAGTAAAAACAGCTACGGAATGGCATCCCTAAATAATGATTGGATGCATTTAGAAAAACAATTAATCTACTATAAGAAACTGCGTAGCGATTACGAAACTGATTTTAAAACCATTTTAAAAGATGGTATAAATTCAGGTGAAATCATCAATGTAAAACCAGACGTTATGATGTTTTCAATACTCACCACTTTGCGTTCCCTTTACATCTGGATTCCAAAAAAAGAAGATATCAATCTTGAAGAATTAACAGATAGCTTAAGCAATATACTTATAAATGGTATTGCTAAAGACTAA